A window of Rhodospirillaceae bacterium genomic DNA:
CAAATAACCTCAGGTTTCAATAGTTCACGCTTATCCAAGAAATGTTGCCTGCCTGCAGCAAACAATTGTGCTCTTAGCACATGAAATATTTCGTCAGCTCCTGTGAAGTCTATGCAGGCTTCTTCAACCGCTATCCCCATGTCCTGAAAAGATTTGGCTGCTGCTTCGCAAAGTTTTGCCACTTCTGGGTCTACTGGCAAAAATCCAAGATTCGGACTGAAGGCAATTTTGGTTGGCTTGGTGGGATTTGAGGCGGCTTCGGCAAACTGGGTTTCCGGAGAGGGTAGTGATATGGGGTCACGAGCATCTCTTCCTGCCTGCGCATCCAGCATAAGGGCCACATCAGCTATATTTCTGCCCATAGGACCATCAACACTCAAGTCATTAAAGGAAAGTGCGGAGGGTCCGTGGGCCACTCGACCAGGGCTTGGTCTTAGTCCCACTACCGAACAAAAGCTGGCGGGGTTTCGGAGGCTGCCTCCGAGATCACTTCCTGTAGCCAGCCATACTTGTCCGGCAGCGAGTGCTGCTGCAGATCCACCTGACGATCCACCTGCAGTCAGGCCCGTATTCCATGGATTGTGTGTGTGGCCAAAAACTTCATTGAAAGTATGTGACCCCGCGCCAAACTCTGGTGTATTTGATTTTCCAATTACCACGGCGCCGTTGCGTTCCAAGCGCTCCACTAAATAATCCGAGTGGTCGGACACGTGGTCCTCGTATATGGGAGAACCGAATGTAGTTCGTACA
This region includes:
- a CDS encoding amidase produces the protein MNELVKLSAREAVTLLKKQEVSPLELIDAAEEQIQETNTAINAIPTLCIDRARKNAQRILKETPSDLPPHYLYGLPIAVKDLVEVEGVRTTFGSPIYEDHVSDHSDYLVERLERNGAVVIGKSNTPEFGAGSHTFNEVFGHTHNPWNTGLTAGGSSGGSAAALAAGQVWLATGSDLGGSLRNPASFCSVVGLRPSPGRVAHGPSALSFNDLSVDGPMGRNIADVALMLDAQAGRDARDPISLPSPETQFAEAASNPTKPTKIAFSPNLGFLPVDPEVAKLCEAAAKSFQDMGIAVEEACIDFTGADEIFHVLRAQLFAAGRQHFLDKRELLKPEVIWNIEAGLQMSGEQIASATHARGQLFQRAITFFDEYDLLLCPAAAVPPFDGTMRYPTEIDGTKLERYIDWLMICGMITLTGCAAASIPCGFTKTNKPVGLQVVARPRGEAEVISACSIFEQAHPYADMVPIKPKFPTS